The Amphiprion ocellaris isolate individual 3 ecotype Okinawa chromosome 6, ASM2253959v1, whole genome shotgun sequence genome contains a region encoding:
- the cdc14b gene encoding dual specificity protein phosphatase CDC14B isoform X2: protein MKRKSERRRAESRKKRCAAPNSSEAEPNSDIYIEITDQLYFAILQQKIKSTAERHCFCIDEELAYENFYADFGPLNLAMFYRFCCKLTKKLKSITLSRKKIIFYTCGDQKKQVNAAYLIGSYAVMHLNMMPEEAYSLLVSRNSTYIPFRDASFGTCMYNLNILDCLRGVHKALQYGWLDFSNFDVEEYEHYERAENGDLNWIIPGKFLAFSGPHPKSKIENGYPLHAPEAYIPYFRKHNITTIIRLNKKMYDARRFTDSGFEHHDLFFVDGSTPNDSIVRKFLNICENAEGGIAVHCKAGLGRTGTLIGCYMMKHYRLTAAEAIAWIRICRPGSIIGPQQNFVEEKQNGLWADGDVFREKMLNERENGKMAVTRILSGVDDITINGSNKNRASKKEEMDLYNDEEERNGLTQGDKLRALKSKRQSRSSSGSLSQEENKIHTRSLSQSLRVVLQASVQGCKTSVGPLALSEHSDSRKRTRTSLPANGVGGSSLCHTRLARSLGNLHVAAGDRDPMCCEPCGSHRDTASVTPSTGTLINFNMAQVHLQTHCLQRM, encoded by the exons ATGAAGCGCAAGAGCGAGAGGAGGCGAGCCGAGTCGAGGAAAAAGCGCTGTGCAGCTCCCAACAGCTCAGAGGCGGAGCCAAACTCTGATATTTACATTGAGATAACAG aTCAACTATATTTTGCCATACTTCAGCAAAAGATCAAGAGCACTGCTGAAAGACACTGTTTCTGCATAGATGAAGAGCTGGCATACGAGAA ctTCTATGCGGACTTTGGTCCCCTTAATCTGGCCATGTTTTATCGCTTCTGTTGCAAGCTGACGAAGAAGCTCAAG TCCATAACACTCTCAAGGAAGAAGATCATATTTTATACGTGCGGAGATCAGAAAAAACAAGTCAATGCTGCCTACCTAATAGGCTCATATGCA GTAATGCATTTAAATATGATGCCGGAGGAGGCCTACAGTCTGCTGGTGTCAAGGAATTCAACGTATATTCCATTCAG AGATGCCTCATTTGGTACTTGCATGTACAATCTGAACATCCTCGACTGCCTTCGTGGTGTTCACAAA GCTCTACAGTATGGCTGGCTCGACTTCTCTAACTTTGATGTGGAAGAATATGAGCACTATGAGAGAGCAGAAAATGGAGACTTAAACTGGATCATTCCAGGAAAGTTCCTTGCTTTCAGCGGGCCTCATCCAAAAAGCAAAATAGAGAATG GGTATCCTTTGCATGCTCCCGAGGCTTACATCCCATACTTCAGGAAACACAACATCACCACGATCATCAGACTCAACAAGAAGATGTATGACGCGAGGCGTTTTACAGACTCTGGCTTTGAGCATCATGACCTGTTCTTTGTGGATGGGAGTACACCGAACGACTCCATTGTCAGAAAGTTCCTCAATATCTGTGAGAATGCAGAAGGAGGTATTGCTGTTCACTGCAAAG CTGGTCTGGGGAGGACTGGTACTCTGATCGGCTGCTACATGATGAAACATTACCGCCTGACTGCAGCAGAGGCAATTGCATGGATACGGATCTGCCGACCAGGGTCCATCATTGGCCCTCAGCAGAACTTTGTTGAAGA GAAGCAGAACGGTCTGTGGGCAGATGGAGATGTTTTCCGAGAGAAGATGTTAAATGAACGAGAGAATGGCAAGATGGCTGTAACCAGGATCCTCTCTGGAGTGGATGACATAACCATCAATGGCAGCAACAAGAACAGGGCATCcaagaaagaagaaatggaccTG tacaatgatgaagaggagagaAATGGCCTTACACAAGGTGATAAACTACGAGCCCTTAAGAGCAAGAGGCAGTCCAGATCGTCTTCAGGTTCATTATC ACAAGAGGAGAATAAGATACACACCAGGTCATTGTCACAGTCCCTGAG GGTCGTCTTGCAGGCCAGTGTTCAGGGCTGTAAGACCAGCGTTGGCCCATTGGCTCTCTCTGAGCACTCAGACAGCAGGAAGAGGACCAGAACCTCACTGCCAGCCAACGGTGTAGGAGGAAG CTCCCTGTGCCACACCAGACTGGCCAGGTCTCTAGGCAACTTGCATGTCGCAGCTGGCGACAGAGACCCAATGTGTTGTGAGCCCTGTGGCAGCCATAGAGACACAGCCAGTGTCACACCCAGCACAGGCACTCTCATCAACTTTAACATGGCACAGGTCCATCTGCAG ACGCACTGTCTCCAGAGGATGTAA
- the cdc14b gene encoding dual specificity protein phosphatase CDC14B isoform X3 yields the protein MKRKSERRRAESRKKRCAAPNSSEAEPNSDIYIEITDQLYFAILQQKIKSTAERHCFCIDEELAYENFYADFGPLNLAMFYRFCCKLTKKLKSITLSRKKIIFYTCGDQKKQVNAAYLIGSYAVMHLNMMPEEAYSLLVSRNSTYIPFRDASFGTCMYNLNILDCLRGVHKALQYGWLDFSNFDVEEYEHYERAENGDLNWIIPGKFLAFSGPHPKSKIENGYPLHAPEAYIPYFRKHNITTIIRLNKKMYDARRFTDSGFEHHDLFFVDGSTPNDSIVRKFLNICENAEGGIAVHCKAGLGRTGTLIGCYMMKHYRLTAAEAIAWIRICRPGSIIGPQQNFVEEKQNGLWADGDVFREKMLNERENGKMAVTRILSGVDDITINGSNKNRASKKEEMDLYNDEEERNGLTQGDKLRALKSKRQSRSSSGSLSQEENKIHTRSLSQSLSRVVLQASVQGCKTSVGPLALSEHSDSRKRTRTSLPANGVGGSSLCHTRLARSLGNLHVAAGDRDPMCCEPCGSHRDTASVTPSTGTLINFNMAQVHLQSLHTQS from the exons ATGAAGCGCAAGAGCGAGAGGAGGCGAGCCGAGTCGAGGAAAAAGCGCTGTGCAGCTCCCAACAGCTCAGAGGCGGAGCCAAACTCTGATATTTACATTGAGATAACAG aTCAACTATATTTTGCCATACTTCAGCAAAAGATCAAGAGCACTGCTGAAAGACACTGTTTCTGCATAGATGAAGAGCTGGCATACGAGAA ctTCTATGCGGACTTTGGTCCCCTTAATCTGGCCATGTTTTATCGCTTCTGTTGCAAGCTGACGAAGAAGCTCAAG TCCATAACACTCTCAAGGAAGAAGATCATATTTTATACGTGCGGAGATCAGAAAAAACAAGTCAATGCTGCCTACCTAATAGGCTCATATGCA GTAATGCATTTAAATATGATGCCGGAGGAGGCCTACAGTCTGCTGGTGTCAAGGAATTCAACGTATATTCCATTCAG AGATGCCTCATTTGGTACTTGCATGTACAATCTGAACATCCTCGACTGCCTTCGTGGTGTTCACAAA GCTCTACAGTATGGCTGGCTCGACTTCTCTAACTTTGATGTGGAAGAATATGAGCACTATGAGAGAGCAGAAAATGGAGACTTAAACTGGATCATTCCAGGAAAGTTCCTTGCTTTCAGCGGGCCTCATCCAAAAAGCAAAATAGAGAATG GGTATCCTTTGCATGCTCCCGAGGCTTACATCCCATACTTCAGGAAACACAACATCACCACGATCATCAGACTCAACAAGAAGATGTATGACGCGAGGCGTTTTACAGACTCTGGCTTTGAGCATCATGACCTGTTCTTTGTGGATGGGAGTACACCGAACGACTCCATTGTCAGAAAGTTCCTCAATATCTGTGAGAATGCAGAAGGAGGTATTGCTGTTCACTGCAAAG CTGGTCTGGGGAGGACTGGTACTCTGATCGGCTGCTACATGATGAAACATTACCGCCTGACTGCAGCAGAGGCAATTGCATGGATACGGATCTGCCGACCAGGGTCCATCATTGGCCCTCAGCAGAACTTTGTTGAAGA GAAGCAGAACGGTCTGTGGGCAGATGGAGATGTTTTCCGAGAGAAGATGTTAAATGAACGAGAGAATGGCAAGATGGCTGTAACCAGGATCCTCTCTGGAGTGGATGACATAACCATCAATGGCAGCAACAAGAACAGGGCATCcaagaaagaagaaatggaccTG tacaatgatgaagaggagagaAATGGCCTTACACAAGGTGATAAACTACGAGCCCTTAAGAGCAAGAGGCAGTCCAGATCGTCTTCAGGTTCATTATC ACAAGAGGAGAATAAGATACACACCAGGTCATTGTCACAGTCCCTGAG CAGGGTCGTCTTGCAGGCCAGTGTTCAGGGCTGTAAGACCAGCGTTGGCCCATTGGCTCTCTCTGAGCACTCAGACAGCAGGAAGAGGACCAGAACCTCACTGCCAGCCAACGGTGTAGGAGGAAG CTCCCTGTGCCACACCAGACTGGCCAGGTCTCTAGGCAACTTGCATGTCGCAGCTGGCGACAGAGACCCAATGTGTTGTGAGCCCTGTGGCAGCCATAGAGACACAGCCAGTGTCACACCCAGCACAGGCACTCTCATCAACTTTAACATGGCACAGGTCCATCTGCAG tcacTCCATACCCAAAGCTAG
- the cdc14b gene encoding dual specificity protein phosphatase CDC14B isoform X1: MKRKSERRRAESRKKRCAAPNSSEAEPNSDIYIEITDQLYFAILQQKIKSTAERHCFCIDEELAYENFYADFGPLNLAMFYRFCCKLTKKLKSITLSRKKIIFYTCGDQKKQVNAAYLIGSYAVMHLNMMPEEAYSLLVSRNSTYIPFRDASFGTCMYNLNILDCLRGVHKALQYGWLDFSNFDVEEYEHYERAENGDLNWIIPGKFLAFSGPHPKSKIENGYPLHAPEAYIPYFRKHNITTIIRLNKKMYDARRFTDSGFEHHDLFFVDGSTPNDSIVRKFLNICENAEGGIAVHCKAGLGRTGTLIGCYMMKHYRLTAAEAIAWIRICRPGSIIGPQQNFVEEKQNGLWADGDVFREKMLNERENGKMAVTRILSGVDDITINGSNKNRASKKEEMDLYNDEEERNGLTQGDKLRALKSKRQSRSSSGSLSQEENKIHTRSLSQSLSRVVLQASVQGCKTSVGPLALSEHSDSRKRTRTSLPANGVGGSSLCHTRLARSLGNLHVAAGDRDPMCCEPCGSHRDTASVTPSTGTLINFNMAQVHLQTHCLQRM; the protein is encoded by the exons ATGAAGCGCAAGAGCGAGAGGAGGCGAGCCGAGTCGAGGAAAAAGCGCTGTGCAGCTCCCAACAGCTCAGAGGCGGAGCCAAACTCTGATATTTACATTGAGATAACAG aTCAACTATATTTTGCCATACTTCAGCAAAAGATCAAGAGCACTGCTGAAAGACACTGTTTCTGCATAGATGAAGAGCTGGCATACGAGAA ctTCTATGCGGACTTTGGTCCCCTTAATCTGGCCATGTTTTATCGCTTCTGTTGCAAGCTGACGAAGAAGCTCAAG TCCATAACACTCTCAAGGAAGAAGATCATATTTTATACGTGCGGAGATCAGAAAAAACAAGTCAATGCTGCCTACCTAATAGGCTCATATGCA GTAATGCATTTAAATATGATGCCGGAGGAGGCCTACAGTCTGCTGGTGTCAAGGAATTCAACGTATATTCCATTCAG AGATGCCTCATTTGGTACTTGCATGTACAATCTGAACATCCTCGACTGCCTTCGTGGTGTTCACAAA GCTCTACAGTATGGCTGGCTCGACTTCTCTAACTTTGATGTGGAAGAATATGAGCACTATGAGAGAGCAGAAAATGGAGACTTAAACTGGATCATTCCAGGAAAGTTCCTTGCTTTCAGCGGGCCTCATCCAAAAAGCAAAATAGAGAATG GGTATCCTTTGCATGCTCCCGAGGCTTACATCCCATACTTCAGGAAACACAACATCACCACGATCATCAGACTCAACAAGAAGATGTATGACGCGAGGCGTTTTACAGACTCTGGCTTTGAGCATCATGACCTGTTCTTTGTGGATGGGAGTACACCGAACGACTCCATTGTCAGAAAGTTCCTCAATATCTGTGAGAATGCAGAAGGAGGTATTGCTGTTCACTGCAAAG CTGGTCTGGGGAGGACTGGTACTCTGATCGGCTGCTACATGATGAAACATTACCGCCTGACTGCAGCAGAGGCAATTGCATGGATACGGATCTGCCGACCAGGGTCCATCATTGGCCCTCAGCAGAACTTTGTTGAAGA GAAGCAGAACGGTCTGTGGGCAGATGGAGATGTTTTCCGAGAGAAGATGTTAAATGAACGAGAGAATGGCAAGATGGCTGTAACCAGGATCCTCTCTGGAGTGGATGACATAACCATCAATGGCAGCAACAAGAACAGGGCATCcaagaaagaagaaatggaccTG tacaatgatgaagaggagagaAATGGCCTTACACAAGGTGATAAACTACGAGCCCTTAAGAGCAAGAGGCAGTCCAGATCGTCTTCAGGTTCATTATC ACAAGAGGAGAATAAGATACACACCAGGTCATTGTCACAGTCCCTGAG CAGGGTCGTCTTGCAGGCCAGTGTTCAGGGCTGTAAGACCAGCGTTGGCCCATTGGCTCTCTCTGAGCACTCAGACAGCAGGAAGAGGACCAGAACCTCACTGCCAGCCAACGGTGTAGGAGGAAG CTCCCTGTGCCACACCAGACTGGCCAGGTCTCTAGGCAACTTGCATGTCGCAGCTGGCGACAGAGACCCAATGTGTTGTGAGCCCTGTGGCAGCCATAGAGACACAGCCAGTGTCACACCCAGCACAGGCACTCTCATCAACTTTAACATGGCACAGGTCCATCTGCAG ACGCACTGTCTCCAGAGGATGTAA
- the cdc14b gene encoding dual specificity protein phosphatase CDC14B isoform X8 → MKRKSERRRAESRKKRCAAPNSSEAEPNSDIYIEITDQLYFAILQQKIKSTAERHCFCIDEELAYENFYADFGPLNLAMFYRFCCKLTKKLKSITLSRKKIIFYTCGDQKKQVNAAYLIGSYAVMHLNMMPEEAYSLLVSRNSTYIPFRDASFGTCMYNLNILDCLRGVHKALQYGWLDFSNFDVEEYEHYERAENGDLNWIIPGKFLAFSGPHPKSKIENGYPLHAPEAYIPYFRKHNITTIIRLNKKMYDARRFTDSGFEHHDLFFVDGSTPNDSIVRKFLNICENAEGGIAVHCKAGLGRTGTLIGCYMMKHYRLTAAEAIAWIRICRPGSIIGPQQNFVEEKQNGLWADGDVFREKMLNERENGKMAVTRILSGVDDITINGSNKNRASKKEEMDLYNDEEERNGLTQGDKLRALKSKRQSRSSSGSLSHSIPKARAPLLR, encoded by the exons ATGAAGCGCAAGAGCGAGAGGAGGCGAGCCGAGTCGAGGAAAAAGCGCTGTGCAGCTCCCAACAGCTCAGAGGCGGAGCCAAACTCTGATATTTACATTGAGATAACAG aTCAACTATATTTTGCCATACTTCAGCAAAAGATCAAGAGCACTGCTGAAAGACACTGTTTCTGCATAGATGAAGAGCTGGCATACGAGAA ctTCTATGCGGACTTTGGTCCCCTTAATCTGGCCATGTTTTATCGCTTCTGTTGCAAGCTGACGAAGAAGCTCAAG TCCATAACACTCTCAAGGAAGAAGATCATATTTTATACGTGCGGAGATCAGAAAAAACAAGTCAATGCTGCCTACCTAATAGGCTCATATGCA GTAATGCATTTAAATATGATGCCGGAGGAGGCCTACAGTCTGCTGGTGTCAAGGAATTCAACGTATATTCCATTCAG AGATGCCTCATTTGGTACTTGCATGTACAATCTGAACATCCTCGACTGCCTTCGTGGTGTTCACAAA GCTCTACAGTATGGCTGGCTCGACTTCTCTAACTTTGATGTGGAAGAATATGAGCACTATGAGAGAGCAGAAAATGGAGACTTAAACTGGATCATTCCAGGAAAGTTCCTTGCTTTCAGCGGGCCTCATCCAAAAAGCAAAATAGAGAATG GGTATCCTTTGCATGCTCCCGAGGCTTACATCCCATACTTCAGGAAACACAACATCACCACGATCATCAGACTCAACAAGAAGATGTATGACGCGAGGCGTTTTACAGACTCTGGCTTTGAGCATCATGACCTGTTCTTTGTGGATGGGAGTACACCGAACGACTCCATTGTCAGAAAGTTCCTCAATATCTGTGAGAATGCAGAAGGAGGTATTGCTGTTCACTGCAAAG CTGGTCTGGGGAGGACTGGTACTCTGATCGGCTGCTACATGATGAAACATTACCGCCTGACTGCAGCAGAGGCAATTGCATGGATACGGATCTGCCGACCAGGGTCCATCATTGGCCCTCAGCAGAACTTTGTTGAAGA GAAGCAGAACGGTCTGTGGGCAGATGGAGATGTTTTCCGAGAGAAGATGTTAAATGAACGAGAGAATGGCAAGATGGCTGTAACCAGGATCCTCTCTGGAGTGGATGACATAACCATCAATGGCAGCAACAAGAACAGGGCATCcaagaaagaagaaatggaccTG tacaatgatgaagaggagagaAATGGCCTTACACAAGGTGATAAACTACGAGCCCTTAAGAGCAAGAGGCAGTCCAGATCGTCTTCAGGTTCATTATC tcacTCCATACCCAAAGCTAGAGCTCCTCTACTTCGATGA
- the cdc14b gene encoding dual specificity protein phosphatase CDC14B isoform X5, translated as MKRKSERRRAESRKKRCAAPNSSEAEPNSDIYIEITDQLYFAILQQKIKSTAERHCFCIDEELAYENFYADFGPLNLAMFYRFCCKLTKKLKSITLSRKKIIFYTCGDQKKQVNAAYLIGSYAVMHLNMMPEEAYSLLVSRNSTYIPFRDASFGTCMYNLNILDCLRGVHKALQYGWLDFSNFDVEEYEHYERAENGDLNWIIPGKFLAFSGPHPKSKIENGYPLHAPEAYIPYFRKHNITTIIRLNKKMYDARRFTDSGFEHHDLFFVDGSTPNDSIVRKFLNICENAEGGIAVHCKAGLGRTGTLIGCYMMKHYRLTAAEAIAWIRICRPGSIIGPQQNFVEEKQNGLWADGDVFREKMLNERENGKMAVTRILSGVDDITINGSNKNRASKKEEMDLYNDEEERNGLTQGDKLRALKSKRQSRSSSGSLSQEENKIHTRSLSQSLSRVVLQASVQGCKTSVGPLALSEHSDSRKRTRTSLPANGVGGRRTVSRGCKARSSLQSVRFSRLCHSIPKARAPLLR; from the exons ATGAAGCGCAAGAGCGAGAGGAGGCGAGCCGAGTCGAGGAAAAAGCGCTGTGCAGCTCCCAACAGCTCAGAGGCGGAGCCAAACTCTGATATTTACATTGAGATAACAG aTCAACTATATTTTGCCATACTTCAGCAAAAGATCAAGAGCACTGCTGAAAGACACTGTTTCTGCATAGATGAAGAGCTGGCATACGAGAA ctTCTATGCGGACTTTGGTCCCCTTAATCTGGCCATGTTTTATCGCTTCTGTTGCAAGCTGACGAAGAAGCTCAAG TCCATAACACTCTCAAGGAAGAAGATCATATTTTATACGTGCGGAGATCAGAAAAAACAAGTCAATGCTGCCTACCTAATAGGCTCATATGCA GTAATGCATTTAAATATGATGCCGGAGGAGGCCTACAGTCTGCTGGTGTCAAGGAATTCAACGTATATTCCATTCAG AGATGCCTCATTTGGTACTTGCATGTACAATCTGAACATCCTCGACTGCCTTCGTGGTGTTCACAAA GCTCTACAGTATGGCTGGCTCGACTTCTCTAACTTTGATGTGGAAGAATATGAGCACTATGAGAGAGCAGAAAATGGAGACTTAAACTGGATCATTCCAGGAAAGTTCCTTGCTTTCAGCGGGCCTCATCCAAAAAGCAAAATAGAGAATG GGTATCCTTTGCATGCTCCCGAGGCTTACATCCCATACTTCAGGAAACACAACATCACCACGATCATCAGACTCAACAAGAAGATGTATGACGCGAGGCGTTTTACAGACTCTGGCTTTGAGCATCATGACCTGTTCTTTGTGGATGGGAGTACACCGAACGACTCCATTGTCAGAAAGTTCCTCAATATCTGTGAGAATGCAGAAGGAGGTATTGCTGTTCACTGCAAAG CTGGTCTGGGGAGGACTGGTACTCTGATCGGCTGCTACATGATGAAACATTACCGCCTGACTGCAGCAGAGGCAATTGCATGGATACGGATCTGCCGACCAGGGTCCATCATTGGCCCTCAGCAGAACTTTGTTGAAGA GAAGCAGAACGGTCTGTGGGCAGATGGAGATGTTTTCCGAGAGAAGATGTTAAATGAACGAGAGAATGGCAAGATGGCTGTAACCAGGATCCTCTCTGGAGTGGATGACATAACCATCAATGGCAGCAACAAGAACAGGGCATCcaagaaagaagaaatggaccTG tacaatgatgaagaggagagaAATGGCCTTACACAAGGTGATAAACTACGAGCCCTTAAGAGCAAGAGGCAGTCCAGATCGTCTTCAGGTTCATTATC ACAAGAGGAGAATAAGATACACACCAGGTCATTGTCACAGTCCCTGAG CAGGGTCGTCTTGCAGGCCAGTGTTCAGGGCTGTAAGACCAGCGTTGGCCCATTGGCTCTCTCTGAGCACTCAGACAGCAGGAAGAGGACCAGAACCTCACTGCCAGCCAACGGTGTAGGAGGAAG ACGCACTGTCTCCAGAGGATGTAAAGCTCGAAGCTCTTTGCAATCAGTTAGATTTTCCAGGCTATG tcacTCCATACCCAAAGCTAGAGCTCCTCTACTTCGATGA
- the cdc14b gene encoding dual specificity protein phosphatase CDC14B isoform X6: MKRKSERRRAESRKKRCAAPNSSEAEPNSDIYIEITDQLYFAILQQKIKSTAERHCFCIDEELAYENFYADFGPLNLAMFYRFCCKLTKKLKSITLSRKKIIFYTCGDQKKQVNAAYLIGSYAVMHLNMMPEEAYSLLVSRNSTYIPFRDASFGTCMYNLNILDCLRGVHKALQYGWLDFSNFDVEEYEHYERAENGDLNWIIPGKFLAFSGPHPKSKIENGYPLHAPEAYIPYFRKHNITTIIRLNKKMYDARRFTDSGFEHHDLFFVDGSTPNDSIVRKFLNICENAEGGIAVHCKAGLGRTGTLIGCYMMKHYRLTAAEAIAWIRICRPGSIIGPQQNFVEEKQNGLWADGDVFREKMLNERENGKMAVTRILSGVDDITINGSNKNRASKKEEMDLYNDEEERNGLTQGDKLRALKSKRQSRSSSGSLSQEENKIHTRSLSQSLRVVLQASVQGCKTSVGPLALSEHSDSRKRTRTSLPANGVGGRRTVSRGCKARSSLQSVRFSRLCHSIPKARAPLLR; encoded by the exons ATGAAGCGCAAGAGCGAGAGGAGGCGAGCCGAGTCGAGGAAAAAGCGCTGTGCAGCTCCCAACAGCTCAGAGGCGGAGCCAAACTCTGATATTTACATTGAGATAACAG aTCAACTATATTTTGCCATACTTCAGCAAAAGATCAAGAGCACTGCTGAAAGACACTGTTTCTGCATAGATGAAGAGCTGGCATACGAGAA ctTCTATGCGGACTTTGGTCCCCTTAATCTGGCCATGTTTTATCGCTTCTGTTGCAAGCTGACGAAGAAGCTCAAG TCCATAACACTCTCAAGGAAGAAGATCATATTTTATACGTGCGGAGATCAGAAAAAACAAGTCAATGCTGCCTACCTAATAGGCTCATATGCA GTAATGCATTTAAATATGATGCCGGAGGAGGCCTACAGTCTGCTGGTGTCAAGGAATTCAACGTATATTCCATTCAG AGATGCCTCATTTGGTACTTGCATGTACAATCTGAACATCCTCGACTGCCTTCGTGGTGTTCACAAA GCTCTACAGTATGGCTGGCTCGACTTCTCTAACTTTGATGTGGAAGAATATGAGCACTATGAGAGAGCAGAAAATGGAGACTTAAACTGGATCATTCCAGGAAAGTTCCTTGCTTTCAGCGGGCCTCATCCAAAAAGCAAAATAGAGAATG GGTATCCTTTGCATGCTCCCGAGGCTTACATCCCATACTTCAGGAAACACAACATCACCACGATCATCAGACTCAACAAGAAGATGTATGACGCGAGGCGTTTTACAGACTCTGGCTTTGAGCATCATGACCTGTTCTTTGTGGATGGGAGTACACCGAACGACTCCATTGTCAGAAAGTTCCTCAATATCTGTGAGAATGCAGAAGGAGGTATTGCTGTTCACTGCAAAG CTGGTCTGGGGAGGACTGGTACTCTGATCGGCTGCTACATGATGAAACATTACCGCCTGACTGCAGCAGAGGCAATTGCATGGATACGGATCTGCCGACCAGGGTCCATCATTGGCCCTCAGCAGAACTTTGTTGAAGA GAAGCAGAACGGTCTGTGGGCAGATGGAGATGTTTTCCGAGAGAAGATGTTAAATGAACGAGAGAATGGCAAGATGGCTGTAACCAGGATCCTCTCTGGAGTGGATGACATAACCATCAATGGCAGCAACAAGAACAGGGCATCcaagaaagaagaaatggaccTG tacaatgatgaagaggagagaAATGGCCTTACACAAGGTGATAAACTACGAGCCCTTAAGAGCAAGAGGCAGTCCAGATCGTCTTCAGGTTCATTATC ACAAGAGGAGAATAAGATACACACCAGGTCATTGTCACAGTCCCTGAG GGTCGTCTTGCAGGCCAGTGTTCAGGGCTGTAAGACCAGCGTTGGCCCATTGGCTCTCTCTGAGCACTCAGACAGCAGGAAGAGGACCAGAACCTCACTGCCAGCCAACGGTGTAGGAGGAAG ACGCACTGTCTCCAGAGGATGTAAAGCTCGAAGCTCTTTGCAATCAGTTAGATTTTCCAGGCTATG tcacTCCATACCCAAAGCTAGAGCTCCTCTACTTCGATGA